The following proteins come from a genomic window of Deinococcus cellulosilyticus NBRC 106333 = KACC 11606:
- a CDS encoding DUF3841 domain-containing protein — protein sequence MKVWSHQTIEAFEVLQKHGVLRGERKYVDQDFVHAYDVLRDMMHERLGPPPSPDSYPIWVWVRGRSGKRYGGRKPTSRYKGHVLLTLEVPEERILVSDFHAWHSCLNSRALCVFESEEDNHYETLIADLPQFDARRTSLIRDTWWRITDLSWCLRHVYESENPKTMWLQGTLWEIRQRDVVKVEHLQYARETWEKHLTTRAY from the coding sequence ATGAAAGTCTGGTCCCACCAGACCATTGAGGCGTTTGAGGTGCTGCAAAAGCATGGGGTGCTCAGAGGAGAAAGAAAGTACGTGGACCAGGATTTTGTTCATGCCTATGATGTCCTCAGGGACATGATGCATGAGCGGCTGGGGCCACCCCCCTCCCCAGACAGTTACCCCATATGGGTGTGGGTTCGTGGGAGGTCCGGCAAGCGGTACGGTGGCCGGAAACCCACCAGCCGCTACAAAGGGCATGTGCTGCTCACACTGGAGGTTCCAGAAGAGCGGATTCTGGTGTCCGATTTCCATGCCTGGCACAGTTGCCTGAACAGCCGCGCCCTTTGCGTTTTTGAATCAGAGGAAGACAACCATTACGAAACCCTGATTGCTGATCTGCCCCAGTTTGATGCCAGGCGCACCAGCCTCATCCGTGACACCTGGTGGCGCATCACGGACCTTTCCTGGTGCCTCAGGCATGTGTATGAATCTGAGAACCCCAAAACCATGTGGCTGCAGGGCACCCTGTGGGAAATCCGTCAACGTGATGTGGTGAAGGTGGAACATCTGCAATACGCCAGGGAAACCTGGGAGAAGCACCTCACCACACGGGCGTACTAG
- a CDS encoding phosphatase domain-containing protein, with product MTQTIPSILAPHVPGTRIHMTFAPGKKGKGAWTGTVHNRDLGQDLTRLRDVYGTTHLVTLMEDFELRQWHIPDLSEATRQSGLQHLHYPIVDGSIPEDVPAFKAFVQHLTELYQQGATFTIHCLGGLGRTGLLAAILLQELHGFEPAQSVTAVREARPGTIERAEQEDFVLNWKTAP from the coding sequence ATGACACAGACCATTCCGTCCATTCTCGCACCCCATGTTCCAGGCACCCGCATTCACATGACTTTTGCACCTGGCAAGAAAGGCAAAGGGGCATGGACGGGCACAGTGCACAACCGTGACCTGGGGCAGGACCTGACCCGTTTGCGTGACGTGTATGGAACCACCCACCTGGTTACCCTGATGGAGGACTTCGAGCTCCGGCAGTGGCACATTCCAGATTTATCAGAAGCAACCCGCCAGAGCGGACTGCAACACCTGCATTACCCGATTGTGGATGGCAGCATTCCTGAAGATGTCCCTGCTTTCAAGGCGTTTGTGCAACATCTGACAGAGCTTTACCAGCAGGGTGCCACCTTCACCATTCACTGTCTGGGTGGGCTCGGCCGCACCGGGTTGCTGGCGGCCATCTTGCTGCAGGAACTCCATGGCTTTGAACCTGCCCAGAGTGTCACAGCTGTGCGGGAGGCCAGACCAGGAACAATTGAGAGGGCTGAACAGGAAGACTTCGTGCTGAACTGGAAAACGGCCCCCTGA
- a CDS encoding RCC1 domain-containing protein has protein sequence METGQQQVFTATLKNTSNTKIQWTTTGGTLVSNGLNTTYTAGNTPGNYTLTATSDADNTKKVTASIKIIAPLQITIQPSSKDIKTNETLHLTALLNNPDEPPVVWTASGGTLTFEQNTATFKSSTPGTFIITATSRTNNQRRAQATIIVTDQIGIALSPVVTTLKFGEEKTFTATVTNAKNPAVTWKLSGTEVGTLVTNGNTATLKTTQAGDFTLSAISVENPQRQASMDIKVLNPVLSLKFQKSSTLVNEPVTVEAVVENAVDGSVSWLSSGGSITGSGNTVSFQSSDPGDFTVVATSNASSGVRTSTVIHVYSRLMWDKAPPASLEVGSSVQIKASEAALWTSTAPEVASIDLQGVVTAWKAGTTSLKASTSDGRTLEAQLTVTAVPLTLDFQKVSANFSTTCGVTSTGDVSCWGFIPQENLAGLKKSPIAQPITSPVKLVSVATGNSHACGLTADGHAYCWGNGGNGQLGNGSNEGSNVPVQVSEALTFKQISVGQEATCAAGKDGHAYCWGGYAAYLLGSNQQVRAYTPVQIPSSLTFTQVETTGWYACGLTVQQEVHCWGQYGGYGSITPIRTAPALTFQRITLGRGEICGISTSAKAYCWGHNALANQPVYSDANPIEVAVGLPVTDIQPGDFFRCALTSNEEVYCWGSNEWGQLGIGDAVKSEAPTKILSPLKFDALSVGLQMACAVSTSRKAYCWGANYNGQVGNGTESDVYAPSRVLTDP, from the coding sequence ATGGAAACAGGCCAACAGCAGGTGTTTACAGCCACCCTCAAAAACACCAGCAACACCAAAATTCAGTGGACCACCACAGGAGGCACCCTGGTCAGCAATGGCCTGAACACCACCTACACGGCTGGCAACACACCTGGCAATTACACCCTGACGGCCACCAGTGATGCTGACAACACCAAAAAAGTGACTGCCAGCATCAAGATCATTGCTCCACTGCAAATCACCATCCAGCCATCCAGCAAAGACATCAAAACCAATGAGACACTGCACCTGACTGCCCTTCTCAACAACCCTGATGAGCCTCCAGTGGTGTGGACGGCCTCTGGAGGCACACTGACCTTTGAACAGAACACAGCGACGTTCAAATCCTCCACCCCGGGAACTTTTATCATCACTGCGACCAGTCGCACCAACAATCAGCGTCGGGCGCAGGCCACAATCATAGTCACTGATCAAATTGGAATTGCGCTGTCTCCCGTGGTGACCACCCTCAAGTTTGGAGAGGAAAAAACCTTTACTGCCACTGTGACCAACGCCAAAAATCCTGCAGTGACCTGGAAACTCTCAGGCACAGAGGTGGGCACCCTGGTGACCAATGGAAACACCGCCACCCTGAAGACCACCCAGGCTGGAGATTTTACCCTCAGTGCGATCAGTGTCGAAAACCCCCAGCGGCAAGCTTCCATGGACATCAAGGTGTTGAATCCTGTGCTTTCCCTCAAATTCCAGAAATCCAGCACCCTGGTCAACGAACCTGTGACGGTGGAGGCTGTGGTGGAAAATGCGGTGGACGGCTCTGTGTCCTGGCTTTCGTCCGGTGGCAGCATCACTGGTTCAGGCAACACGGTGAGTTTTCAGTCCAGCGATCCGGGTGATTTCACTGTTGTGGCCACCAGCAACGCCAGCAGTGGGGTGCGAACCTCCACCGTGATCCATGTGTACTCCCGTCTGATGTGGGACAAAGCACCTCCCGCTTCCCTTGAAGTCGGAAGCAGTGTGCAAATCAAAGCTTCTGAAGCAGCGTTGTGGACTTCAACTGCTCCGGAAGTGGCCAGCATCGACCTTCAAGGGGTGGTGACGGCCTGGAAAGCAGGCACCACAAGTCTGAAAGCCAGCACCTCTGATGGCCGCACCCTTGAAGCTCAACTGACGGTAACGGCGGTGCCTCTCACCCTGGACTTTCAAAAAGTCAGTGCGAATTTCAGCACCACCTGTGGGGTGACGTCAACAGGTGACGTCTCTTGCTGGGGTTTCATTCCACAGGAGAATCTGGCAGGGCTCAAAAAATCCCCGATTGCCCAGCCCATCACCAGTCCAGTCAAATTGGTTTCTGTGGCCACCGGGAATTCCCATGCCTGTGGCCTCACTGCAGATGGCCACGCTTATTGCTGGGGAAATGGCGGCAACGGACAGCTGGGAAACGGCAGCAATGAAGGCAGCAACGTCCCTGTGCAGGTGTCCGAGGCCCTGACCTTCAAACAAATTTCTGTGGGGCAGGAAGCCACCTGTGCGGCTGGCAAGGACGGCCACGCTTACTGCTGGGGAGGCTATGCTGCATACTTGCTTGGTTCCAATCAGCAGGTCAGGGCCTATACCCCAGTGCAAATTCCTTCCAGCCTCACCTTTACCCAGGTTGAAACCACAGGATGGTATGCATGTGGACTGACGGTGCAACAGGAAGTCCACTGCTGGGGTCAGTACGGTGGTTATGGAAGCATCACCCCTATACGAACCGCTCCAGCACTCACTTTTCAGCGCATCACCCTGGGTCGGGGTGAAATATGTGGCATCTCCACCTCAGCGAAAGCCTACTGCTGGGGTCACAATGCTCTGGCAAACCAGCCGGTTTACTCTGACGCCAATCCCATTGAGGTGGCCGTGGGGCTTCCAGTGACGGATATTCAACCCGGAGACTTTTTTCGATGTGCCCTCACCAGCAACGAAGAAGTTTACTGCTGGGGAAGCAACGAATGGGGTCAACTGGGCATAGGGGATGCGGTGAAATCAGAGGCTCCCACAAAAATCCTCAGCCCATTGAAATTTGATGCTCTGTCGGTCGGTCTTCAGATGGCCTGTGCAGTGAGCACATCCAGAAAAGCTTACTGCTGGGGAGCAAATTACAATGGACAGGTTGGGAATGGCACAGAATCCGATGTTTACGCTCCAAGCAGGGTGCTCACTGATCCTTGA
- a CDS encoding DUF4132 domain-containing protein — protein sequence MSAENNSELQGFQIDWETHFNFRVSQAPAHLAELARRLEKMAGTKGSEPGHDPALVEARIQDFEQVPGLIEALTQADRTALFALMFPHFPERIEQTRPSLGELIAMWQMTRPYDQDLLWFATWSDRLSYWTHGLGPLLATAINQGDQEVFALLKNATQDELQWSMRGRHAVYALLTSQSTEALDHLEKLLLLAHKQAGLREVIMQTFRFARPEAFWRMVTLILDQDLLRFPEVMEMLHHQLNGLSTGADRKVLESQLNMLMVCKQDQDQALKWIREGSGQEVFMALWFFAKEDPPRCLELGAPLLHDENTERRYAAALLLQKTHHTELLKSTHILLRDPDLRICSLGLLGLQRSHNQQLNPQHFTDFDRLYDLVLELLDRLPPEPQHHPLVWPWAGKIMGRDSAHLLISVLGQRPLTDLIPHMPRMSPREHIALMCSLMERFPNDPLVRRMHLESMAHPDKYVYNKAFDLTTTFEYESEDARVNRDWTRGKLKILELTEEQAQFVEGLLVRKTAELRKKTLKFLAAQPLQSVLASVNRLTRQGKTELRQAGLELLETLSKDHPAAPEVKEGIQQLLGHFVPRNPNEAQRFARFQAPEAQPSLKDGLGLFDPDLFSPYTPPVWQERPYASSDLHNWLLKLDGLLLDHQDTLVSLTSWRWEGELQFPLSHFFKFHSCSDLNHQKVFPLAEVWQDWWEGRPHPQDHDMTHLEWMFDRLRGADAPKYAPHPLLRGLPLLTHLGSRVELIGCIFRFLKREGVHPAGIDFLLDAFESHLSVVDLWAPVPSPTSDEPQHPLFHNRWHHIDYQQRLNWQDFKLADFNAQQLGRLWNLLLWMNRGVPRDVQVCMRAWQLGLASENDVMRVHISENAFAGVSRKPDPASPFYALRPLFMRLQDRILEVETTRNDPPTVATPLAQRLSSVLGARHTLKLLSLLGDASMTLKRVKKELENSKKNVFSHLLRVSFPDPTDTPEEFSRLVKVHQLSEERLLELVVYAPQWAKMVEGHLGWTGLSSAVHWLHGHTRDEGTLADHRVRESWEAEISEHTSLTAEELVNGGVDVQWFRKTLGQLGEQRFAKLCKASRYLSGTGAHKRAELFARTLLGGTPEGDLREAVVQKRHQDSVRALGLLPHLDQQSMLSIYRLMQTFLKESRQWGAQRQASEQLAVQMGLGNLARAAGFPDPERMMWQMETLEATHLNGLQVQQEGVTLTLQVDLAGNASIHTERAGKTLKSIPAGLRKHPEVVLLLEARDRLREQKIRMREALEKAMLRGDHFEQAELFSLSAHPVLGPMLQSLVWLQGERDLVLVDGQGLMGLQGSVPLTGEACRIAHPHDLYSSGQWRSWQKHCFDQQIQQPFKQVFRELYLVTPPEQSLLESSRYAGQQVKVPQTLALLKTLQWIKVPDHGFQRQAYRKTFHGHDLSVWVEFQESHGTLLQGESLTVASVKFMVPAEWDPEPLPLAAVPPRLFSEAMRDLDLVVSVAHVGGVDPEATLSTLEMRADLLRETIRLLRIDNVQLKGSRAWIAGHYGNYTVHLGSGTVLRQPGGAVCIVPVSTQSAGRIFLPFADPDPRAAEVISKVLMLAKDHQIQDPSILQQLI from the coding sequence ATGTCTGCTGAGAACAACTCCGAATTGCAAGGGTTTCAAATTGACTGGGAAACACATTTCAACTTCAGGGTCAGCCAGGCCCCTGCACACCTTGCAGAGCTGGCCAGACGGCTTGAGAAAATGGCAGGCACCAAAGGCTCTGAGCCTGGACATGACCCAGCCCTGGTGGAAGCCAGAATTCAGGACTTCGAGCAGGTCCCAGGCCTGATTGAGGCCCTGACCCAGGCCGACCGTACGGCACTCTTTGCCCTGATGTTTCCTCACTTCCCAGAACGGATTGAACAGACCCGACCCAGCCTGGGGGAGTTGATCGCGATGTGGCAGATGACCCGCCCATATGACCAGGATCTGTTGTGGTTTGCCACCTGGAGTGACCGCCTGTCGTACTGGACGCATGGACTGGGCCCCTTGCTGGCCACAGCCATCAATCAGGGGGACCAGGAGGTGTTTGCCCTGCTCAAAAATGCAACCCAGGACGAGTTGCAGTGGAGCATGAGGGGCCGACATGCCGTTTATGCCCTGCTGACCAGCCAGAGCACAGAAGCCCTGGACCATCTGGAAAAACTGCTGCTTCTGGCCCATAAACAAGCAGGCCTCAGGGAAGTGATCATGCAAACCTTCCGGTTTGCCCGCCCAGAGGCGTTCTGGCGCATGGTGACCCTGATTCTGGATCAAGACCTTCTGCGGTTTCCAGAGGTGATGGAAATGCTGCACCATCAGCTGAATGGGTTGTCAACCGGGGCGGACCGCAAGGTGCTGGAAAGCCAGCTGAACATGTTGATGGTTTGCAAACAAGACCAGGACCAGGCCCTGAAATGGATCAGGGAAGGTTCGGGACAGGAGGTGTTCATGGCCCTGTGGTTCTTTGCAAAGGAAGACCCGCCCAGGTGCCTGGAGCTGGGTGCTCCCCTTTTGCACGATGAAAATACAGAGCGCAGGTACGCTGCAGCCCTGTTGTTGCAAAAGACCCATCACACTGAACTGCTGAAATCCACCCACATCCTGCTCAGGGACCCTGACTTGCGGATTTGCAGCCTGGGACTGCTGGGCCTTCAGAGGTCCCACAACCAGCAACTGAACCCTCAGCACTTCACGGATTTTGACCGTCTTTACGATCTGGTGCTCGAACTGCTTGACCGCCTTCCCCCTGAGCCCCAACATCATCCACTGGTGTGGCCCTGGGCAGGCAAGATCATGGGAAGGGACAGTGCCCACCTGTTGATTTCAGTGCTGGGCCAGCGACCCCTGACCGATTTGATCCCCCACATGCCCAGAATGTCTCCCAGAGAGCACATTGCTTTGATGTGTTCCCTGATGGAGCGGTTTCCGAATGACCCTCTGGTGCGCAGGATGCACCTTGAGAGCATGGCCCATCCAGACAAATATGTCTACAACAAAGCTTTTGACCTGACCACCACCTTCGAATATGAATCGGAAGATGCCAGAGTCAACAGGGACTGGACCAGAGGCAAGCTCAAAATCCTGGAACTCACCGAAGAGCAGGCCCAGTTTGTGGAAGGGTTGCTGGTGCGCAAAACCGCTGAACTGCGCAAAAAGACCCTGAAGTTTCTGGCAGCGCAGCCCCTGCAGAGTGTCCTGGCCTCGGTGAACCGGCTCACCCGACAGGGCAAAACCGAACTGCGTCAGGCTGGACTGGAACTGCTGGAAACCCTGAGCAAGGACCATCCTGCAGCCCCCGAAGTGAAAGAGGGCATCCAGCAATTGCTGGGTCATTTTGTGCCCAGAAATCCAAACGAAGCCCAGCGTTTTGCAAGGTTTCAGGCTCCAGAAGCCCAGCCCAGCCTGAAAGACGGACTGGGGTTGTTTGACCCGGACCTTTTTTCTCCGTACACCCCTCCAGTCTGGCAAGAGCGGCCCTATGCATCCAGTGACCTGCACAACTGGTTGCTGAAACTGGATGGCTTGTTGCTGGACCATCAGGACACTCTGGTGTCTTTGACCAGCTGGAGGTGGGAGGGGGAATTGCAATTCCCCCTGAGCCACTTCTTCAAGTTCCATTCCTGCTCCGATCTGAATCACCAGAAGGTTTTTCCCCTGGCTGAGGTGTGGCAGGACTGGTGGGAAGGCAGGCCCCATCCCCAGGACCATGACATGACCCATCTGGAGTGGATGTTTGACCGCCTGAGGGGTGCGGACGCACCAAAATACGCTCCTCATCCCCTGCTCCGTGGCCTTCCGCTGCTGACCCATCTTGGGTCCCGTGTGGAACTGATCGGGTGTATTTTCAGGTTTCTCAAGAGGGAGGGGGTTCACCCTGCTGGAATTGACTTTTTGCTGGACGCATTTGAGAGCCACCTCAGTGTGGTGGACCTGTGGGCTCCAGTGCCTTCACCCACTTCAGATGAACCCCAGCATCCCCTGTTTCACAACCGCTGGCACCACATCGATTATCAGCAGAGGTTGAACTGGCAGGACTTCAAACTCGCTGATTTCAATGCACAGCAGCTGGGACGGCTGTGGAACCTGCTGTTGTGGATGAACAGGGGGGTTCCCAGAGACGTGCAGGTATGCATGAGGGCATGGCAACTGGGTCTGGCGAGTGAAAACGATGTGATGCGTGTTCACATCAGCGAGAACGCTTTTGCTGGTGTGTCCAGGAAACCGGATCCTGCCTCACCTTTTTATGCCTTGCGGCCCCTGTTCATGCGGCTTCAGGACCGGATTCTGGAGGTGGAGACCACCCGGAATGACCCTCCCACCGTGGCCACCCCGCTGGCACAGCGCCTGTCTTCCGTGCTGGGGGCAAGACACACCCTGAAACTGCTCTCGCTGCTGGGAGATGCTTCCATGACCCTCAAACGGGTGAAAAAGGAGCTTGAGAACAGCAAAAAGAACGTGTTTTCCCACCTGCTCAGGGTGTCTTTTCCCGATCCCACCGACACCCCAGAGGAATTCTCCCGCCTGGTGAAAGTGCACCAGCTTTCGGAAGAGCGACTGCTGGAACTTGTGGTTTATGCTCCCCAATGGGCAAAAATGGTAGAAGGGCACCTGGGCTGGACAGGGCTGTCCAGTGCGGTCCACTGGCTGCATGGCCACACCAGAGACGAGGGCACCCTGGCCGACCACCGGGTTCGGGAAAGCTGGGAAGCCGAAATCAGTGAACACACTTCACTCACTGCAGAAGAACTTGTGAATGGTGGGGTGGATGTGCAGTGGTTCAGGAAGACCCTTGGCCAGCTGGGAGAACAGAGGTTTGCAAAACTCTGCAAGGCTTCCCGTTACCTCTCAGGCACAGGAGCACACAAACGGGCTGAACTTTTTGCCCGGACCCTGCTGGGGGGGACACCTGAAGGGGACCTCAGAGAAGCAGTGGTTCAAAAAAGGCACCAGGACTCGGTGCGAGCACTGGGTCTGTTGCCCCATCTGGACCAGCAAAGCATGCTCTCCATTTACCGTCTCATGCAGACTTTTCTGAAGGAAAGTCGCCAATGGGGAGCCCAGCGACAGGCCAGTGAACAGCTGGCTGTCCAGATGGGCCTGGGAAACCTGGCCAGAGCGGCGGGTTTCCCAGATCCTGAGCGCATGATGTGGCAGATGGAAACCCTGGAAGCCACCCACCTGAATGGTTTGCAGGTGCAACAGGAGGGGGTTACCCTGACCCTGCAGGTGGACCTTGCCGGCAACGCCAGCATCCACACTGAGAGGGCAGGCAAAACCCTGAAGTCCATTCCAGCAGGCCTGCGCAAACATCCTGAGGTGGTTTTGCTGCTGGAAGCCAGAGACAGGTTGCGGGAACAGAAAATCCGCATGCGAGAAGCTCTGGAAAAGGCCATGCTCAGGGGAGACCATTTTGAGCAGGCCGAACTCTTTTCCCTCTCTGCCCATCCGGTGCTGGGACCCATGTTGCAAAGCCTGGTGTGGTTGCAGGGTGAACGGGATCTGGTGCTGGTGGATGGACAGGGCCTGATGGGCCTGCAGGGTTCAGTCCCTCTTACAGGGGAAGCCTGCCGCATTGCCCATCCCCATGACCTCTACAGCTCGGGCCAGTGGAGGTCATGGCAAAAACACTGTTTTGATCAGCAGATCCAGCAGCCTTTCAAACAGGTGTTCAGGGAACTGTACCTGGTGACCCCGCCAGAACAGAGCTTGCTGGAAAGCAGCCGTTACGCAGGTCAGCAGGTGAAAGTGCCCCAGACCCTGGCCCTCCTGAAAACCCTCCAGTGGATCAAGGTGCCTGATCATGGATTTCAAAGACAGGCTTACCGGAAAACCTTCCATGGACATGACCTCAGCGTCTGGGTGGAATTTCAAGAAAGCCATGGGACTCTCTTGCAGGGAGAGAGCCTGACGGTGGCGTCGGTGAAATTCATGGTGCCTGCAGAGTGGGATCCTGAGCCCTTGCCCCTTGCAGCAGTGCCTCCCAGGCTGTTCAGCGAGGCCATGCGTGACCTCGATCTGGTGGTCAGTGTGGCCCATGTGGGAGGGGTCGATCCTGAAGCCACCCTTTCCACCCTCGAAATGCGGGCGGACCTTTTGCGTGAAACCATCCGCCTGCTCAGGATCGACAATGTGCAACTGAAAGGTTCCCGGGCCTGGATTGCTGGACATTATGGCAATTACACCGTTCATCTGGGTTCTGGAACGGTGCTGCGTCAACCTGGAGGAGCGGTTTGCATTGTGCCAGTTTCCACCCAATCCGCCGGGCGGATTTTCCTGCCCTTTGCAGACCCTGATCCCAGGGCGGCAGAAGTGATTTCCAAAGTGCTGATGCTGGCAAAAGACCACCAGATTCAGGACCCCAGCATCCTGCAACAGTTGATCTAA
- a CDS encoding type IV toxin-antitoxin system AbiEi family antitoxin domain-containing protein — protein MESALAYHGLSTVRSHQVWMAIPNHSRAPRITCPPVRYCYFADSTHQYGIIRPEGFPVYSKEKTLADILRHRNKIGMQTIKEAFRDYLRLKDRNLDELLRASEVCHVKERMFDLLQMLT, from the coding sequence ATGGAATCTGCCCTGGCCTACCATGGACTCAGCACGGTCAGATCCCATCAGGTGTGGATGGCCATCCCCAACCACAGCCGGGCGCCGCGCATCACCTGTCCTCCTGTGCGTTACTGCTATTTCGCAGACTCGACCCACCAGTATGGGATCATCAGGCCTGAAGGCTTTCCAGTGTACAGCAAGGAAAAAACCCTGGCTGACATCCTGCGCCACCGAAACAAGATCGGCATGCAGACCATCAAGGAGGCTTTCAGGGATTACTTGCGCCTGAAAGACCGCAATCTGGATGAACTGCTGAGGGCCAGCGAGGTGTGTCACGTCAAGGAGCGCATGTTTGATTTGCTGCAGATGCTCACCTGA
- a CDS encoding type IV toxin-antitoxin system AbiEi family antitoxin domain-containing protein has protein sequence MNLQQYAEENDTPVVTRQTLTKLGYHHRHIQKAMQAGELKRLRPGYYRILKTVFCPMRSCRKYVPR, from the coding sequence ATGAACCTTCAGCAGTATGCCGAGGAAAATGACACACCAGTGGTCACTCGACAAACCCTGACCAAGCTCGGCTACCACCACCGCCACATTCAGAAGGCAATGCAGGCAGGAGAGCTGAAACGCCTGCGGCCTGGCTACTACCGGATCCTCAAGACGGTTTTTTGCCCAATGAGGAGTTGCAGGAAGTATGTACCCAGGTGA
- a CDS encoding type II toxin-antitoxin system PemK/MazF family toxin yields the protein MLIRRGDILLVHFAPAREHEANYTHPAVVVTNNVANANAHVITVVPITSNITQIYPHDLFLPVNRSGLNKDSKAQVSLIRAVDYSRVVRRLSHLPDDLMLELSERLKEHLALG from the coding sequence ATGTTGATTCGCAGAGGAGACATCCTGCTCGTCCACTTTGCCCCTGCCCGTGAGCATGAAGCCAATTACACCCATCCGGCGGTGGTGGTCACCAACAATGTGGCCAACGCCAACGCCCATGTGATCACGGTGGTGCCCATCACCAGCAACATCACCCAGATTTATCCCCATGACCTGTTCTTGCCTGTAAACCGCAGTGGACTGAATAAGGACAGCAAAGCCCAGGTGTCCCTCATCCGTGCGGTGGATTATTCCAGGGTGGTGCGCAGGTTGAGTCACCTGCCGGATGACCTGATGCTGGAACTCTCGGAGCGTTTGAAAGAGCACCTCGCCCTGGGATGA
- a CDS encoding ribbon-helix-helix domain-containing protein: protein MQQKQNAIKFSVSLPRPMMDYLEQYQHTHELPSRSEVLFEALKALREKELAEGYRLEAEEHSKNPTLMLEGTLADGLETLDGTDW from the coding sequence ATGCAACAAAAACAAAATGCCATCAAATTCAGTGTCAGCCTGCCCCGTCCCATGATGGATTACCTGGAGCAGTACCAGCACACCCATGAGCTGCCCAGCCGCAGTGAAGTGCTGTTTGAAGCCCTGAAAGCCCTCAGAGAAAAGGAACTGGCGGAAGGTTATCGCCTGGAGGCCGAGGAACACAGCAAGAATCCTACGCTGATGTTGGAAGGCACCCTGGCTGATGGTCTGGAAACCTTGGACGGGACAGACTGGTGA
- a CDS encoding type IV toxin-antitoxin system AbiEi family antitoxin domain-containing protein encodes MDLLQLFKTTGGYLTAQEARAAGFHNQQLRRLLHQQTIEQPQPGVYRLVNHFPTNFEDILEVQLRVEDARLCLISALDLHGLTTTRLSRLRFAVPHKKKFPTFSYPPVEVFYFQNSHHSYGQLDVPIEGTPRMVRTYTPEKTLLDLLKYHTRFGRDLYLEGLKNYLKRNWPHHLIEVAREMPIRGKNTLLSTLLHDLEVILHDIET; translated from the coding sequence ATGGATCTCTTGCAATTGTTCAAGACCACTGGGGGGTATCTGACTGCCCAGGAAGCCAGAGCAGCAGGGTTTCACAATCAGCAGTTGCGCAGGCTCTTGCATCAGCAAACCATTGAGCAACCCCAGCCAGGTGTGTACCGCCTGGTGAATCATTTTCCCACCAACTTTGAGGACATTCTGGAAGTCCAGTTGCGGGTGGAGGACGCCAGACTGTGCCTGATCTCTGCTCTGGATTTGCATGGGCTCACCACCACCCGCCTGAGCCGCTTGCGGTTTGCCGTGCCACACAAAAAGAAATTTCCCACCTTCTCGTACCCTCCAGTGGAAGTGTTCTACTTTCAGAACAGCCACCACAGTTACGGTCAACTCGACGTTCCTATCGAGGGCACACCCAGGATGGTTCGCACCTACACCCCTGAAAAGACCCTGCTTGACCTGCTGAAATACCACACCCGTTTTGGACGTGACCTTTATCTGGAGGGACTGAAGAACTACCTGAAAAGGAATTGGCCCCACCACCTGATTGAAGTGGCCCGTGAAATGCCCATCCGGGGAAAGAACACTCTGCTTTCCACCCTGCTCCACGACCTGGAAGTGATTCTGCATGATATAGAGACCTGA